The following nucleotide sequence is from Citrus sinensis cultivar Valencia sweet orange chromosome 6, DVS_A1.0, whole genome shotgun sequence.
GATAATTtcccaattaattaaaattaactctacTTAAGGTTCAACCATCATCAAAGAATCACATTATAGAGATTTAACCAACTATTGTGGAAAGATGTTTGAATGACAAGTCATTCTATGATGTCGTGATTAAAGTTACAACATTAATACCGTAgttaaacataaattatgtaaacgaaacataaaacttataaatttaacataaaacttgtaacttaaaaaaaacataaaacttgtaaatcaacattagttgtaaaataaaatataaattttagaaataaattaatctaaaactGATAATTGAcgtattattagtaaataaaatgaaaacttgtaaatataacataaaactagtaaatcaacattaattgcaaaataaaacataatttttataaattaaacaaaagattCATAAATAGAAGataaaacaaagtaaattaatataaaactagtaaattgatgtactactagtaaacaaaacaaaaacttgcaaatataacttaaaactagtaaatcaacattaactataaaataaaacataaattttgaaaatgaaacaaaagacttggaaagaaaagataaaacaagtaaatgaCTATAAAACTGGTAGATTGATatattactagtaaataaaaaaaacttaaaaatataacataaaactagtaaatcaacattaagtgcaaaataaaacataaattgtgAAAACGGaacataagacttgtaaatggaaggtaaaacaaataaattaatataaagctagtaaattaatgttttaatagtaaacaaaacaaaaacttgcaaatataatataaaactagtaaatcaacactaattgtaaaataaaacacaaattttgGATATAGAACATAAGGCTTGTAAAAGGaagataaaacaagtaaattactataaaGCTGGTAATTAGATGTATTTCtgataaatgaaatgaaaacttacatatataacataaaacaagtaaatcaacattaaatgcAAAATGAAACATAAGTTTTGTAGATTATGCCTAAAACTTATgaataaaaggtaaaataaataaattaatattagagTTActgccaaaaataaattcacaattataaaataaaaactcattataatatttattaccttatatatttatttttatttttatttaaattcgaTAATGCTAGTTTTGCATTTATGTAACACATGTGATGTTTTATTCAAGATgaaatttattctcaaaattggattttgaaaaataattattttaatatctttcgTAGTTGTTGTAAGATGAGGttattttgcatctttctaCACTTCCTCAACAACCCTAAATGGTCTCTAAGTATAGGTAAGAAGTTTGAAACTAAATGAAGTATGCATAAGACTCAGAAttagatctaattttattgatatatcatatatgtgtctagtaatataaaaatatttttttattttatttttgcttgatccatatcaatataaataattgtgcttaattaacttgtgtaataaatagatattattatagaaatgagaaaaaaaagtatacaAATGTCCTAGAATACGTATAGAATTTATggttaaaataattcaataaaacttattccactttgtttcattataattgttttatttaattaatgagtaatttttttcttagtttaattaaaaaatacttttattaaataaataaaatatttttcactaaaattCTATAGAAACgatgttaatttttcaaataattaataatcttgtataaatttactAGTTTCACTTTACATTTACTAGTTTTAcatgtaatttataatatttatgtctATTACGACATTGATGCCGTAATTTTAATTACggcattgtaaaatttttcatcaagGACTAATAACAACGCCATAAATTCCTCTTAAAAAGTTGTTTCATTCCCAAGAAAGTAAATGTTGCcctttcaacaaaaaaaaaaaaaaaagaacagtAAATGTTGCAACTTTGGATGAAAAGTCCTCCGTTAATATTACAATTACtatcatttgaattttttttttaaataagaccATTTGACTTAAGGTTTagctttaattaaattaaaatttttcaaattaatgacAAATGATACAATTCAACCACTTGATAAAtgctgaaaataaattaaaaaatgataatacgTAGATATTCTAAACAATGTGATATTTGTAAGATAAACTACTTGAATTAAAAGTTTAAGTTGGTTGGTAAGAGTCTAATAAAGTAATTAAGACATGTTTTCATAAGCCTTTCACATGAAGTGTGGACAAAGACTTAAGACAAAAGCTTGTACGTAGATGAGTCGAAAGACAAGAGCCTAAAAATGAgctaagaaattgaaaaaataatttaaagaatttgaacattgaagaaattgaatttgaaaccCTAACTCTAAtactatattaaaaaaaccaCTTGAGCCAAAAGATAGGTTATCAACAATAGTATTAGTAGTATTAATCAGACAAGTCTTAGTATTGTTGACATGGGTTACCAACAATAACTATAGTGGACTGAGGGGGCTTCAGCTTTCGAGATCTACACAATTGCGGGTCGATTATGTGACGACATGAAGCGAGTGCACGCCTTGACTCATCACAGTGGTTGATGTCGGCGTGTGACTTCTTTGTTGCTCCGGTCGTAAAACAGACCAAACGTGTACATACAAAAAAGATTAGATTGCGACTGTATGCTCAATGTTCCCTAAGCTCACCGTCATTGTGCCTGGTGATGATAGCCATTGACATCGTTGCTGCTGACATATGTCAAATCATTATTGGCGACAGGTTTAAATTTTGTCgcaaaaacatgtttaaattagtttaaaattaaatgttaaatacaaTAACGAAACTAAACAATATGAGGGGATAATCCCACCTTAGATGATATGATATAGTTTTTGGACTAAATATGTAAGTTTAGACAGCTCTTAGTCCATGAGCTTACTTTTGACTATGAATTAAACTCATGTGCTTCTATATGAAATTAGAGCTAAACTTATATACAAATAAGTTTCATATTACTTTTTAACATGTCAAAGaccagttaaaaaaaattagtacaGGATGTTAAAGAGACAATAGGGATAATATcgtatttgtaagtttttaacAACACTGGTTTGCAAGTGATCGGGGTCTGATGGGGATAATCTCATGTCCGACGGGTTTTTGGATGcgtattctttaaaaaaaagggtttaATTGTCCATTAAAGTGAATAGTTGGGGTTGAACTgtattttgcctttttttccccttttaaCGGTCACGGTAACAACTAATAACCGATTGCCTTTTGCTATCTtcaacttttcaattttaaccATAACCGTCTTCCCTTCTGCTGATTGAGGTACCTGCTGCCTTTTTTTGGCCATAGAAATGGTGTTATTTATCGAGGAAAAAtacagatatatatatatgtcccACATCGAAAAGTTGAGGTTTTATTTATGTGCATTTCTCTTATGCTTTTAGTTCAACAAGTATTTGAATCAACGGCATTGATTATTCTTTTCGCCTTTCTATGCACcatcctttattatttttccattaatatGTTCTACGAATAGCAGTCAAAGTTAGGTCCATTTTTCTTTGAGAATTAATTAGCCTAGGCATGCATGTACATATACATCCCCAGTACACAGTGACTTGTGACCATTACATTAATTCAATGCATATATAGTTCTCAAAACTAGTCTCATGACAGGTGTTATAGAAGTAATCTCATATTGGTCCAGATCAACTAGTCTGTATATAACGGGGTGGTATAAAGATAAtctcataataaaaaatataaagcaaTATTccaattagtttaattagttaattaaataacagtTAATTTGTATCATTGagttatattttactattttagcATAATGGGTGATCATATATGGCCATCCGCTCCAGTTGATCGTGGCCGTTGGATTTTGTTTCACACGGAGAAACATTTAAGCAAAATATGGTGGGATTTGAGGACACAATAAgactaaaaattgaaagatggccccaacaatataattataaaactttcGCCTTGCTCTTGTCTGATGTTCCCTTAGCATCTCAGTCCTTGTGATTACATTGTCTGAATTGACAAATCATATACAATTTGAAAGTTGAGGGTGTGTGATGGGCAGCCAATttgagaaaacaaaacaaaataaaaaattaaacaattgtcttctcttcttcattaCAGATGAAGTGTTCCTATGTCTAAGTAACAATcatcaattttatcaaatgaaGTTAATTATACAATCAGTTTGATtgatatgaaaagaaaagaaaaagtaaaaagcaGCTGCAAAGTAAGAAATGAATATTCAGTTTagctcttttattttctctgcAAACCAATGATACAATATCAATAGATATAGTTTTTGCATCTTCCATATTActcccaaaaaagaaaaaattcttcaCTTTCTCTGCAACCAATTAAAATGTCATGTGAAGAACCAgtgcaaaaaataaacaaaatgaaaaaagaaatgagaatctaaaatttctatttgaaGTAATTACTTTTCTTATCCAGCAGAAAAAATTCATAGTTCTTTCATCAATTGGTTATTAGCTCACTTTGAGAATTTTCTAACAGGCCTTAAATCCTCTTCATAATCGTTCTTTCAAATGAAAGAGAAGTAAGGGCAATCAATCAAGCTCCAACAGaactaaaatatcaaaatctgGACAGAtctacaataatttatttatttgagaaGCTAATTAATAAATCCATCAATACTATATATACTTGAGTTCTCTTAATTAAAATGACCAGCTACACAATTGCAAAATATATCACActcctatatatatagagagagagagacgagAGAGagatcaataataataattaagcgATGAATTATAACAAAGTACAGAAGAAACTCATGGATCGCCACGTTCACGCCAGCAGACAAGCATTGCAATGCAACGGCGGAGGATGTAGAATTTTGCACGCTGCTTCTTCACAAGATGACTGCACTTCTGACCGAAAGATCTACAAGGGTCGCACGAATTTTGATTAGTATTATCAGCAAAGCTTGTGTTTTTCTCCTTACCTgccatgaataaattaaagctaCTAGCTAGCTAGTGTTACTGCTGCTATTAGCTAGCAGAAAGGCAAGAGGAGGAAGAGCTTAATTGGTTGAATTTGTAAAGGATACGAGTTTGGTTTGGTCTATTAGGTTATATTGTAGAATATGGCTGCCTCTTTGTGCGTCTTGTGTCTGGGTTGGGCTCCTTTAAATTATATGTATCGATCACTGTAGACATTGAAACCCACCAGCATTTTGCATCATATAATATACAGTATGGACCAGTGTTATCCTGTCTAATTTACcttatagtataatttttctaatgtagATATTAGcatgttataaaattttgtttcaaagcTAAAGAAGTTTATTAGCCTAATTCATCATCCTCATACTCGAAAAATTGCCATGAATTATTCCTTATCGATGTAGAATAATCTTGCTTAATAGTGCCGTCTCTTGCATgctaaactttttatttaattattgtcacGTAGACAAATAGTATAGCTAGCCAAATTATGCATGAGTTTACCTTTAATACCATATATACAAGTTCAAAGATCTAACTTATATTTAGAGTCAGCTTAAGAACTATTTTCAGTCAATGAATTATAATCTCCTTAACATCTGCTATACAATACTATGCAGCTACAATTGTATATAATTTTCACTGGATGATGAATATTTATCATCATTAATTCGTTACAGCATTTTAACTCATCACAAATtataatacacacacacatatagaGATCTAATCCTTGTTTATCTTTATCTACGCAACGTTCGCATAAAATCTAAGTTGAACATGTATAGTTACAATGCAAGATTCATTACTTCATTAGGATAATGTAAAACTGTGTAccttcaaatttgaattgatttgtgACGTACGAAAAAAGTACTATTATTCTTACATATACACTGTCAGTATTTCCTATTTCATGCTTTAGAACTTACTTGAGGTTGTTTCCCctcaatttaaattaacattCAATGTCATATTGCGAAGGCCTTGGATGAGACAAGATTTATACAGTTCTTGATATACGTGCTCTATTTTCAGCTTCATTTTCCGTATTCAATCAATCAATTCTATGAATAGGAAAAGCTTACGTTACATATAATCTAACAAACAACCAATGAATATAGgtcattgattttgatattctttaaatttaatggatgaaaataattttaacacaaAACAAAGTACAGGTGAAATAgatatttatagaaaattttatttctaatcgtacgtttacttattttttctcattaattttttataattaaataattttttcatccatcttttctacatttatttttaaactttataaaatttttacaacatttttataaagatttaaatgattattatattcataaagatccacaaattttgaatatactTTTGCacttacatttataatttcttgtcTCTCTTGAGACAAActaaatttttcttctaacacacacacactcacacaCATTCAATCTATTTTCCTTCTTAAATACATATCATCAATGCCATCACACAGATTTTGTAATCTAAGTTTAGTATCATGAATTATAAGAGATattatatgtaataaatatcttataaatctaatgaattattaaaaagatggTACAATGAATAAATTACCAAAGCCTCTAATAAAAAGATTCCAATTCTTTGATCTTATTAATGATTCAAACATGTggagaaataatcaattaaattgaatgtcactatatttattaaataaattagaaaatctaaatttatctataaatgatatagaaatggtaaacaaaatattagaaattaataatttcaatgaaggaatataaaataaattaaaaaagttaagaGATCAAGTGATCAACTAcgtaaagaatttaataaagttaaacaattcataaaagatttcaacattaaaaatCATGATCTATTAAACCAAgagattattaatataatgaataaaaactcaatagatataaaattaaacaagttatagattcaattaaataaaatagaaaaaattgttGAGCAGTTTGATACTAACTTtgctataaatataaatgaagaacttaaaaaaaattgaaatattgcAGCTTGGGTGTAAACAACCTGGAGTATAAACAATCTGAGGTATAAtgtaaaacattaaaacttattgacctttttaataattattatcttttctaagggtttaaaaatttatagctGTAACATACAGCT
It contains:
- the LOC102612545 gene encoding small polypeptide DEVIL 16; amino-acid sequence: MAGKEKNTSFADNTNQNSCDPCRSFGQKCSHLVKKQRAKFYILRRCIAMLVCWRERGDP